Genomic segment of Oncorhynchus nerka isolate Pitt River linkage group LG10, Oner_Uvic_2.0, whole genome shotgun sequence:
TAGGGTGGACTGACTGAAACGTGGCCAAACACCTTTCATGATTCATCCTATAAGATGAAAACCTAATGTCGGCCTTATCATATTGTTTTTCCAATGATGTATGATTTTTCTCTCATTACTGCGTCCTCTCCAGCCACTTTGAACAACATATTGCCTCAGAGAATGACCGCAGCAGTGTTGGTGACGTTAATGTGAATTTAGGAGGAAAGTGGAGGGGAAAACGCACCGTAGTTGGTGTGAATGGTTCAGTGCAGGGGTgtccaactcattccatggagggcctagtgcagGGTTCCCCCAACTGGTGTCcctcggctgaatctagttgaagATCCCTGGcttagtgtctgcaggttttgggGTTTTCCTttcaatgaagacctagacaaccaggtgaagaGTTCCTTATTAATTACTGACTTTATTTCATCAATCAAGCACAAGGGAAGAGCAAAGATTCGCAGACACTcagccctctgtggaatgagtttgacatgttGTTTAGTGCGTCCAACATCGGAAtctgtgtatatataaatatttatCTATATTTTTTTTCACGGAAGCTGTGTTGTATTTTAGGAAAGATACAAAAGAGTGATGGCTGACTCTGACAACGTTCGAAGAAGAACTCAGAAGTTTGTTCAAGACGCCAAGCTGTTTGGTGAGATGTTGTTTTTTCTCCTCCTACCCTGACATCTTCGACCCATTCCGAGTTTGGTCCTTCTACTTTGTGCAGTTGTAATCCCTCTTCCCTACCGCTCCACTCCTACAGGGATCCAGAGTTTCTGCCGTGACCTGGTGGAGGTAGCTGACCTGCTGAAGCAGACGACAGGAAACCTGCAGGTGGAGGAGGACCAGAGACTTGCCCAGATCAAGGACAGACTGCAGGGGGTCTTTACAAAGCACGGCCTTATGAAGATGAGCCCTGTTGGGGCTAAATACGACCCTTACCAGCACGAGATAGTGTGCCACACTCCTGCTGAGGGATGGGAGCCTGGCACCGTTGCTGTGGTGAAGCATGATGGGTACAAGCTCCATGGACGCACCATCCGACATGCCCAGGTGGGCATTGCTGTGATGACACAGGAGCAGGACTAAGGCTTGTGCTCGTCTCTGACCTCTCTGTAGTACTTCACGGTCGTCTGCACCTGACAGATCCAGATGTGCATCAATCCTTTCAGTTACGTAAATGTTTTTCATGTGGGTTGTTTCAATGTTGTCACTTTGTCTAGATTAattatgtacatacagtacctgtaacaagtttggacacctactcattccacggtttttatttgtactattttctacattgtagaataatagtgaagacatcaaaactatgaaataacacatggaatcatgtggtaaccaaaaagagtgttaaacaaatcaaaatatattttatatttgagattcttcaaagtagccaccccttttctttgacagctttgcacactcttggcattctctcaaagagctctagaatgcttttccaacaagcttgaaggagttcccacatatgctgagcacttgttggctgcttttccttcactctgtggtccaacacatccaaaaccatctcaattgggttcagattgggtgattgtggaggccaggtcatctgatgtagcactccatcactctccttagtcaaatagcccttacacagccttaaggtgtattgggtcattgtccataacAAATTATGGTCCCTctatgcgcaaaccagatgggttggcgtatcgctgcagaatgctgtggtagtcatgctggttaagtgtgccttgaattataaataaatcagtgtcaccagcaaagcacccccacacatcacacctcctcctccatgcttcatggtgggaaccacacatgcagagatcatctgttcacctactctgcgtctcacaaagacacggtggttggaactaAAATATCtaatttggattcatcagaccaaaggacagatttccaccggtctaattgcttgtgtttcttgacccaagcaagtctccccttcttattggtgtccttttagtagtgctttctttgcagcaattcaaccgtgaaggcctaattcactcagtctcctctgaacagttgatgtttagatgtgactattacttgaactctgtgaagctatttctgaggctggtaactctaagaaacgtatcctctgcagcagaggtaactctaggtcatcctttcctgtggcggtcctcatgagagccagtttcatcatagcacttgatggtttttgtgactgcacttgaataaactttcaaCGTTTGTGAAATGTTCCggattaactgaccttcatgtcttaaagtaatgatggcctatcatttctctttgcttatttgagctgttcttgccgtaatattgacttattttaccaaatagggctatattttgtcacaacacagctgattggctcaaacgcattaagaaggaaagtaattccacaaattaactttcaacaaggcacacctgttaattgaaatgaattccaggtgactaccttatgaagctggttgagagaatgccaagagtgtgcaaagctgtcatcaaggcaaagggtggctacttttaagtatctcagatataaaatatattttgatttgtttaacacttttttttttgggggttactacatgattccatatgtgttatttcatatttttgatgtctccgctaatattctacaatgtagaaaatagtaaaaaaaaataaagaaaaacccttgaatgagtagttgtgtccaaacttttgactggtactgtatgaatTTGTGTATTATAATTTTTCCTGtattttctttcattttgactTGATCTGAAAATAGGGTCACTGTCACGTTGTTCTAGAAGTTCTTTAACTTTGAGACTGTGCCTATCTTTGTTATTTTCTATTGGTATTTTCTTGTGttcaattacatttttatttttcggGCATTTGATAACCTGTTGAGCTACAATATTTTTTTTTGTAGGACTGACGATGGCAAGTCTTTACTTAGCTTGTCTAGCTAGCTGGTAATTCTAAATTTGAATGATGTACCGGATGTTTGATCCACCTTCCCCTGTTTCTGGAAGGATGGGGACTATGCTGTTAGGGGATGACAGAGGATCGCCTCATAGGATAACTGCCGAGGTGTGGTGATCTCTAAGGCTCTTATAGCTGCCAAAGGATGACCCAGGTGGGTGTTACACTTTCGGTGGTGGATGTCCCAGCCTATACAGAGCCGTAGCTTTGAACTTCAAAGACAGAAGTGCCTCATGAAAAGCTCCTGGCCTGTCTGATGTTTCTCCCTCCCTGGCTGTACCATCGACGCCACCACCACTCAAGCTACTCCTTTATTGAACGGGATCATTATCTATCTGTGGAAGAACATCTCCAATGAACTGCCAGCTGCCTgtttttaaaattttaaaaatgtaaagCTTCTGTATTAGAAACACTAGCTATATAAAGCAAatctattattgttattattagttATATGAATGTTATATGAATGTGTTTTGCTATTTACTGACATTCACATGTATGTGTAGATACTCAAGGATATTGTTATACCTCATAAGATCTGGTTGATGAACACCTTTAGTTTACTTCGTCATGTGGAAGTTGTGTACATTTGGAGAAGTTGCATTGTTCATCCTGCCCTCCACCATTGTGCTTGTTTCAGGCACGTGAGCAAGTAAGAATGAAGATCTTGATGTTAGAGAGAATCTGTGATCTTACAGGTTGGGATGGTTGCGTAGAATGTGCCGTTTACCTGTATCTTTATATGAAGGTTGCAACTTTTGCTTTGAAAATGTTGcgatttatgtatttatttggacatTGTGTTTTGTTTAGCATTACCCAAAGAGCACTGTATATTTTTATGATGCAACAATGAAATGGTTTCAGTTAGGTGGGTTCATATCATCTACCCAACCCCTCTCTCcacttttaaaaaatgtttatctGTCCTTTTTAATTTAAATTGTACTTTGATTGATGCGCATGATCTTATGTACTACACTTGAtttgatgtacagtgccttcccGATGTATACaccccccttgactttttcaacattttattaCAAATTtaggattaaaatggatttaattgaaaGTCAAAGTGCaagattttttattttgtatttaaaaaaaatatatatatatatatataaaatgtactATATCTTGATTCAGAAAGGTATTCAAGCCTCTGAGCAATGCTCCCTCTAATGGAGAGGAAATATCAGCCCGAGCAGAGACGCACAAGATTGAACTCCACTtaactttctagagttttccaCTTCTTTActtaacactatcaacatttcACTCTACTGTTGGAATTGTGCTTGAGTCAACGCAATAATAGCCACTTTCAATGTAACATACTGAAAGAAAATGAACTATGCAAGACTTCGTATGCAAAACTAACTGCCAAAGATTTTCTTGTAGGCAGAGCAGcattggagtaggattctattggaTTGACAGACATGACTCATCCACCTACTCTACACAGACCAGCGagccatagccaatcagagctgcagtaggcctatatgcaaattgccattcaCTTTTGAACTGCTGTGTTGATAGCACgtcaaagcgagagctgcatgttCCCAAGTGTGCATTTTTTgttcatattctttgctagttagtgagttattaacCTAGTTATAGCTAATGTCTAGTTAACAATGGGGGGgtggttgcttcctacaagagcacaaagcCTGTGCATTTCTAGCCATCTTTGAAGTCCGGTGAAGAGCTTTTATTATGTCGTAAAGGGGGCAGGCAGTGTTGTACTTTGACACtgtcttgaataagctaagtagccaataatGCTATGGGAATGATAGTgcaattttattttgtaaagtggtttcttgcatcaaacacaacattttcagtcacattGTCTAATGTACAGGTGGATAAACCACTAAATGTCAAGCCTTGCATGTTAAGTTTTTtctttcaaaagtctcatggaatgtaggcctacattgaacaccacacatttgctgctactgtagactgaatgacagaacagctatttccatgttaacatTTAACATCCATGTCAGGATTTCATGGGACGcatttttctccattgtttttgacgGTAGGTCTACAttctgatcaaatagccacagcagcctacttggccactgttaaaactgtaacatAAAGGGGATACAGCCTCCGTGTTCACAGTAAACATGCGCGCCGGAAGTTCCACAGAATGTAGTTCAAGTTTGTGCTCAGCAAGACCTGAAATCTGCTCAGTGCCGGAAAATAGGTGTTAAGAATCACCTTTGGCTGAGGTTAGAGTTGTGTTTCTTTTGGAGTAAGTCTCTAAGtgttgcacacctggattgtataacatttgcccattattctttttcaagctctgtcaagctggttgttgatcattgctagacagccattttaatGTCTTGCCATAGTTCTTCAAGCCGATTttaggtcaaaactgtaactaggccactcaggaaatctcatcttggtaagcaactccagtgtagatttggtcttgtgttttaggttattgtcctgctgaaaggtgcatttgtctcccttttgaaagcagactgaaccaggttttccctctaggatgttgcctgtgcatatctctattccgtttatttttatcccagaaaaaaaactccttagtccttgccgatgatgagcatatccataacatgatgcagccaccaccatgcttgaaaatatgacgaGTGGTActctgtgttggatttgccccaaacagaatgcgttgtattcaggacaaaaagttaatttctttgccaatttctatgcagttttactttagtaccttattgcaaacaggatgcatgttttggaaaatGTGTATTCTGTAGAGGCTTCATTCTTTTCGCTCGGACATTTcttttagtattgtggagtaactacaatgttgttgatccatactctgttttctcctatcacagccattaaactctgtaactgttttaaagtcaccattggcttcatggtCAAATCccttgagcggtttccttcctctctggcaactgagttaggaaggacgcctgtatctttgtaatgactgggtgtattgatacaccatccaaacataatttataacttcaccatgctcaaaggcatattcaatgtctgctttttttcttcatattacccatctaccaataggtgccctttgcgaggcattggaaaaccgccatggtctttgtggttaaattctgtggttgaaattcactactcgactgagggaccttacagataattggatgtgtggggtacagagatgaggtaatcgTAAGGATGATGACACACACGTAAGGCTGTCTGATATAAATGTGTGAAGTCTGCAGTCTTCTCATCATTAGGATAGTGTGGGTCATCTACAGGTA
This window contains:
- the grpel2 gene encoding grpE protein homolog 2, mitochondrial, whose amino-acid sequence is MAIRCFFSARKNLNCVGRLQLLLSNDCSAVIGLYSTAAKQWGTGDDCHGDDTTDDSSHAGTNVRLLEMRASKLEEQVRELTERYKRVMADSDNVRRRTQKFVQDAKLFGIQSFCRDLVEVADLLKQTTGNLQVEEDQRLAQIKDRLQGVFTKHGLMKMSPVGAKYDPYQHEIVCHTPAEGWEPGTVAVVKHDGYKLHGRTIRHAQVGIAVMTQEQD